From one Bacteroides eggerthii genomic stretch:
- a CDS encoding 5'-nucleotidase C-terminal domain-containing protein — MKNSYFKFVSGAALAVAFSLASCHSVYDVTKVEGRMQPIDSVYDVNPDAEAVALLSPYKAKIDSMMYRVVGTAEMSMDRGVPESLLSNLVADVLRGAAVQVLGKPADMGLVNIGGLRNVLTEGPVTCGNIYEILPFENSLCVVTLKGADLNHLFENIAACGGEGVSGVQLHITKDGKLLRATVAGKPVVEDRMYTVATIDYLADGNDGMTALIRAEKRECPQGATLRSLFMDYVERQTAEGEKITSRMEGRITVED; from the coding sequence ATGAAAAATAGTTATTTTAAATTCGTTTCCGGAGCAGCATTGGCAGTGGCGTTTTCGTTGGCATCTTGCCATTCTGTTTACGATGTAACGAAGGTGGAAGGGCGTATGCAGCCGATAGACTCTGTGTATGATGTCAATCCTGACGCGGAAGCTGTGGCGTTGCTCTCTCCTTATAAAGCAAAGATAGACAGCATGATGTACCGGGTGGTAGGTACTGCAGAGATGTCCATGGATAGGGGTGTTCCAGAAAGCCTTCTTTCCAATCTTGTGGCCGACGTGCTGCGCGGGGCGGCGGTGCAAGTGCTTGGAAAACCTGCCGATATGGGTCTTGTGAATATAGGAGGATTGCGTAATGTGCTTACGGAAGGGCCTGTTACTTGCGGTAACATCTATGAAATATTACCGTTTGAGAACTCACTTTGTGTAGTGACTTTGAAAGGAGCTGATCTGAATCATTTATTTGAGAATATAGCGGCGTGCGGCGGCGAAGGGGTCAGTGGAGTGCAGTTGCATATTACTAAAGATGGCAAATTGCTGCGGGCCACAGTAGCCGGTAAGCCGGTTGTTGAAGATAGAATGTATACAGTTGCTACTATCGACTATCTGGCCGACGGCAACGATGGTATGACTGCCCTGATCCGGGCAGAGAAAAGAGAATGTCCTCAAGGTGCGACTCTACGTTCTCTATTCATGGACTATGTAGAGCGGCAGACGGCAGAAGGGGAGAAGATTACTTCTCGCATGGAGGGAAGGATCACAGTGGAAGATTAA